A portion of the Ascochyta rabiei chromosome 13, complete sequence genome contains these proteins:
- a CDS encoding DNA helicase produces MHTLDTLTLLLSFLVASFLCCMLFAFAKLGASLRLFSAKGPQLPLLRAHLAPTRLLTSPRRPQQAVPTPRHHHGYLAARPHTISNMFKQAIQKHDVVVAAAAATPASSNPAYKQPSLANALSRTGSTQRPGTRPSAFGMDNMARKNAAGAHRSPPRLPHGTKRTSSGLAKSRSSHEDVFEYPALNISEMEKENDFPAYHTSSRSNTGGLATALFDEDDFDSDIDLDVEDPATKGTVTYPKLPPASPTATKDSGYSSRLQSMQPKIELDSSQPIPWSSSPAEHFKTPPKPQPPKTKRRTLPWSQPSQPKQQLTPEPEEDILANKKRKSAAVTTSSTFTPLPKDSSRSQYPWNTTASALKLQQKSLREQHKAKVAESIDDTENVKKKKNVIAKMFLSDEQKNVLDLVIQHKKSVFFTGSAGTGKSVLLREIISGLRKKFIREPDRVAVTASTGLAACNIGGVTIHSFAGIGLGKEPAEDLVKKIRRNAKAKQRWLRTKVLIMDEVSMVDGDLFDKLEQIARTIRNNGRPFGGIQLVITGDFFQLPPVPEFGKQSKFAFDAGTWNTSIEHTIGLHHVFRQKDPVFAGMLNEMREGRMSNESIANFRKLDRPLPASEGNIEATELFPTRMEVDRANTLRMQQLHGDTFSFEARDGGTITNKEQRDRLLQNCMVPEVVHLKKGAQVMLVKNMDDTLVNGSLGKVIGFMTEQQFTFWKENEEDMLEGNISEAQMKNEMAKTMLGLNTAQVFPLIRFAIADGTTRDLLCKREDWKVELPNGEVQASRSQIPLILAWALSIHKAQGQTLERVRVDLGRVFEKGQAYVALSRATSMAGLQILRFDPRKIMAHDKVRSFYSSLSRAEQVEAKTKSTTILGKMQAANDKHKNKTVGEE; encoded by the exons ATGCACACCCTCGACACACTGACTCTGCTGCTTTCCTTTCTCGTCGCCTCTTTCCTTTGCTGTATGCTTTTCGCCTTTGCGAAATTGGGTGCGTCGCTACGATTGTTCTCTGCGAAGGGGCCGCAGCTTCCACTCCTGCGTGCGCACCTCGCTCCAACACGCCTCTTGACCTCGCCCCGGCGGCCACAACAAGCTGTCCCCACGCCTCGCCATCACCACGGCTACCTCGCCGCCCGGCCCCACACCATATCGAACATGTTCAAGCAAGCGATACAGAAACACGatgtcgtcgtcgccgccgccgccgccactcCAGCGTCCTCGAACCCTGCCTACAAGCAGCCGTCGCTCGCCAACGCATTGAGTCGCACGGGGTCTACACAGCGGCCAGGAACACGCCCGTCCGCGTTTGGTATGGACAACATGGCGAGAAAGAACGCCGCAGGGGCACACCGATCTCCACCTCGGCTACCGCATGGGACGAAACGGACGTCGAGCGGCTTAGCCAAATCCCGGAGCTCTCATGAGGACGTCTTTGAATACCCTGCACTCAACATCTCGGAGATGGAGAAGGAGAATGATTTCCCTGCCTACCATACCTCTTCACGGAGCAACACGGGCGGGCTAGCCACAGCACTGTTCGACGAGGACGATTTTGACAGCGACATTGACCTCGATGTTGAGGACCCTGCGACAAAAGGCACCGTTACCTATCCAAAGCTGCCTCCTGCATCGCCAACAGCTACCAAGGACTCTGGATACTCGTCACGACTGCAGTCGATGCAACCCAAGATCGAGCTGGATAGCAGCCAGCCCATCCCATGGTCATCTTCCCCAGCCGAACACTTCAAGACGCCGCCCAAACCGCAACCGCCGAAGACCAAACGACGCACCTTGCCCTGGTCCCAGCCGTCCCAGCCTAAGCAGCAGCTGACGCCTGAGCCCGAGGAGGACATTTTGGCGAACAAGAAGCGGAAATCGGCAGCTGTTACAACCAGCAGCACCTTCACACCCTTGCCCAAAGACTCATCGAGGTCGCAGTATCCATGGAACACCACAGCTAGTGCGCTCAAGCTGCAACAGAAGAGTCTGAGGGAACAGCACAAGGCCAAGGTCGCTGAGAGCATCGATGACACGGAGAAtgtcaagaagaagaagaacgtCATCGCCAAGATGTTCCTGAGTGACGAGCAGAAGAACGTACTGGACCTCGTCATCCAGCACAAGAAGAGTGTCTTCTTCACAGGTTCTGCTG GTACTGGTAAATCCGTGCTGCTGCGCGAAATCATATCAGGCCTGCGGAAGAAATTCATCCGTGAGCCCGATCGAGTCGCCGTCACAGCATCTACAGGATTGGCGGCGTGCAATATCGGCGGTGTCACCATACACAGCTTCGCAGGTATCGGTCTAGGTAAGGAGCCTGCAGAAGATCTGGTCAAGAAGATCCGACGCAACGCCAAAGCCAAGCAGCGATGGCTGCGCACCAAAGTCCTGATCATGGACGAAGTCTCAATGGTCGACGGCGACCTCTTCGACAAGCTGGAGCAAATTGCGCGTACCATCCGAAACAACGGCCGGCCGTTCGGTGGGATCCAACTGGTCATCACCGGCGACTTCTTCCAACTGCCACCGGTGCCAGAATTTGGAAAGCAGTCAAAGTTTGCGTTTGATGCTGGGACGTGGAACACATCCATCGAGCACACGATCGGACTGCACCATGTCTTTCGTCAGAAAGACCCCGTGTTTGCAGGCATGCTGAACGAAATGCGCGAGGGGCGCATGTCGAACGAGTCCATTGCGAACTTCAGAAAGCTAGACCGACCGTTACCAGCCTCGGAAGGCAACATCGAAGCCACGGAACTGTTTCCTACCCGGATGGAAGTGGACCGCGCCAACACCCTTCGCATGCAGCAGCTGCACGGCGACACGTTCAGCTTCGAAGCGCGCGACGGCGGTACCATAACGAACAAGGAGCAGCGCGACCGACTGCTGCAGAACTGCATGGTGCCTGAAGTGGTGCATCTGAAGAAGGGCGCACAAGTTATGCTGGTCAAGAACATGGACGACACTCTCGTGAACGGCTCTCTCGGCAAGGTCATCGGCTTTATGACCGAGCAGCAGTTCACGTTCTGGAAGGAGAACGAGGAGGACATGCTCGAGGGCAACATCTCAGAAGCGCAAATGAAGAATGAGATGGCGAAGACGATGCTGGGCCTCAACACCGCGCAGGTCTTCCCTCTGATCCGCTTCGCCATCGCCGACGGCACGACGCGTGACCTCCTCTGCAAACGCGAAGACTGGAAGGTCGAGCTACCGAACGGCGAAGTACAAGCCAGCCGAAGCCAGATCCCGCTCATCCTCGCCTGGGCGCTTTCTATTCACAAGGCGCAAGGCCAGACACTGGAGCGAGTACGCGTCGATCTGGGCCGCGTGTTTGAGAAGGGCCAAGCGTACGTAGCCCTCTCGCGTGCCACGAGCATGGCCGGTCTGCAGATCCTGCGCTTCGACCCGAGGAAAATCATGGCGCACGACAAGGTCAGGTCTTTCTACTCGAGTCTGTCGCGCGCGGAGCAGGTCGAGGCCAAGACCAAGAGCACGACGATCCTGGGCAAGATGCAGGCTGCGAATGACAAACACAAGAACAAGACTGTCGGTGAAGAGTGA
- a CDS encoding E3 ubiquitin-protein ligase pub1 has translation MADAAPPGSNLPPPPPSAGPPGYDGQQGNPQQQHMPPPALAPVIIPQNTNPIPTAISSPMSGGVMSPGSATGPGYASRRAAPEPNKRALYVGGLDPRVTEDVLRQIFETTGHVQSVKIIPDKTASAPSGFNYGFVEYDDPGAAERGMQTLNGRRIHNNEIRVNWAYQSNNTAKEDTSNHFHIFVGDLSNEVNDEVLLQAFSTFGPVSEARVMWDMKTGRSRGYGFVAFRDRADAERALSSMDGEWLGSRAIRCNWANQKGQPSISQQQAMASMGMTPTTPFGHHHFPTHGVQSYDMVVAQTPQWQTTCYVGNLTPYTSQSDLVPLFQNFGYVTETRFQSDRGFAFIKMDTHENAAMAICQLNGYNVNGRPLKCSWGKDRPPTGQFEGYSPAGPSPAYAQTPSAYFPQYGGGPGGPMSPSGPSPGGQPFAQQQAGFGGPGMNYQQMQPQQMQPQQMQPGSAGGYGRGAPAPQQQWGQPGQGGFNQNGFGGYQG, from the exons ATGGCCGACGCTGCTCCCCCCGGCAGCAACCTGCCGCCCCCACCGCCCTCCGCCGGTCCTCCTGGCTACGACGGCCAGCAGGGCAAcccccagcagcagcacatGCCTCCTCCTGCGCTCGCCCCTGTGATCATCCCGCAAAACACGAACCCCATTCCGACGGCCATCAGCTCTCCCATGTCCGGCGGCGTCATGTCTCCCGGCAGCGCCACGGGTCCTGGCTACGCTTCGCGCCGTGCCGCGCCGGAGCCCAACAAGAGGGCCCTGTACGTCGGCGGTCTGGACCCCCGTGTCACCGAAGACGTTCTGCGCCAGATCTTCGAGACAACGGGCCACGTTCAGAGCGTCAAGATCATCCCTGACAAGACTGCCAGCGCTCCCTCG GGCTTCAACTACGGCTTTGTCGAGTACGATGATCCTGGTGCGGCCGAGCGAGGCATGCAGACCCTCAACGGTCGCCGCATCCACAACAAC GAAATTCGTGTCAACTGGGCCTACCAGTCCAACAACACCGCCAAGGAGGACACCTCAAACCACTTCCACATCTTCGTTGGCGACCTGTCCAATGAGGTCAACGATGAGGTGCTTCTCCAAGCCTTCTCCACCTTTGGCCCCGTCTCCGAGGCCCGCGTCATGTGGGACATGAAGACGGGCAGGTCTCGTGGCTACGGTTTCGTGGCATTCCGTGATCGCGCCGATGCCGAGCGAGCACTCAGCTCCATGGATGGAGAGTGGCTTGGTTCGCGTGCCATTCGCTGCAACTGGGCCAACCAAAAGGGTCAGCCCTCCATCTCCCAGCAGCAGGCCATGGCCTCGATGGGCATGACTCCGACAACGCCTTTCGGCCACCACCACTTCCCCACCCACGGCGTCCAGAGCTACGACATGGTGGTTGCCCAGACCCCCCAGTGGCAGACTACCTGCTACGTCGGCAACCTCACGCCATACACGTCGCAGTCTGATCTCGTTCCTCTTTTCCAGAACTTTGGTTATGTCACCGAGACGCGCTTCCAGTCTGACCGCGGTTTTGCTTTCATCAAAATGGACACCCATGAAAACGCTGCCATGGCCATCTGCCAACTCAACGGCTACAACGTCAATGGCCGACCTCTGAAGTGCAGC TGGGGCAAAGATCGCCCGCCCACCGGCCAGTTTGAAGGCTACTCGCCTGCAGGTCCGAGCCCAGCGTACGCTCAGACGCCCAGCGCGTACTTTCCTCAGTATGGTGGCGGACCAGGTGGTCCCATGTCACCTTCAG GACCCAGCCCCGGCGGACAACCCTTTGCTCAGCAACAAGCCGGCTTTGGGGGTCCTGGCATGAACTACCAGCAGATGCAGCCGCAGCAGATGCAGCCACAGCAGATGCAGCCAGGTAGTGCTGGTGGCTACGGTCGTGGCGCGCCCGCCCCCCAGCAGCAATGGGGCCAGCCCGGCCAGGGCGGCTTCAACCAAAACGGCTTCGGTGGCTACCAGGGATAG